In the Colletotrichum lupini chromosome 1, complete sequence genome, one interval contains:
- a CDS encoding ribosomal protein S15, translated as MPPRLQSLQRLGTASLCLRPAIRPTPSFLPVIQTANLSQREKKRKAKQDPYKHQQALQRKAANQKRQSEIQAEKDASWGDQIHGIPTAFVESFDSAGQAPTTKPVKDDNGNIISDPRPLPTSPGLLNHLVDEKELQAVIDKAYILTKPVKSEIRELADPAMEALADQKHELVHAKAVEALKRILSMDNANSKILLHTNIKRCVEEFGRHNTDKFLTKKPKSALVDPKAPKPPIRGGPDTGSSEVQVAILTAKIRKLSHELSQNRGYKDKHNKRNLRVLCHRRQKLLKYMERSERGSGRWTHLLEKLGLSPATYKEQISF; from the exons ATGCCTCCCAGATTACAGAGCCTGCAACGGCTAGGCACCGCTAGCT TGTGCCTACGCCCAGCTATTAGACCGACCCCGAGCTTCCTCCCCGTCATCCAGACCGCGAATCTTTCCCAGCGCGAGAAGAAGCGCAAAGCGAAGCAGGACCCGTATAAACACCAACAGGCGCTACAACGCAAGGCTGCCAACCAGAAGAGACAGAGCGAGATCCAGGCGGAAAAGGATGCGAGCTGGGGCGACCAGATCCACGGCATTCCGACTGCTTTCGTGGAGTCGTTCGACTCGGCCGGCCAAGCGCCCACAACGAAGCCCGTCAAGGACGACAATGGAAACATCATCTCCGATCCTCGCCCTCTGCCAACTTCGCCGGGGCTTCTGAACCACCTCGTCGACGAGAAGGAGCTCCAAGCAGTGATAGACAAGGCCTACATTTTGACGAAACCTGTTAAGTCGGAAATCAGGGAGCTGGCAGACCCTGCTATGGAGGCATTGGCGGACCAGAAGCATGAGCTGGTTCACGCCAAGGCAGTAGAGGCTCTGAAGCGTATTCTGTCTATGGACAATGCCAACTCGAAGATCCTTCTCCACACCAACATCAAGAGATGTGTCGAGGAGTTTGGCCGACACAACACCGACAAGTTTCTGACGAAGAAGCCCAAGTCTGCTCTCGTGGATCCCAAGGCCCCCAAGCCGCCAATTCGGGGCGGCCCCGACACTGGCAGCTCGGAGGTGCAGGTTGCCATTCTGACCGCCAAGATCAGGAAGCTCTCGCACGAGCTGTCACAGAACCGTGGTTACAAGGACAAGCACAACAAGAGGAACTTGAGGGTCCTGTGCCACAGGCGGCAAAAGCTCCTCAAGTACATGGAGCGCAGTGAGAGGGGAAGCGGGCGGTGGACGCATCTGCTCGAGAAGCTGGGTCTGTCACCAGCGACCTACAAGGAGCAGATCAGCTTCTAG
- a CDS encoding ribosomal protein S2, whose product MASGPFDREILTFFLFRTTTVRHRLPVEERPKSPKMAPANLPSIFNATSQDIEMLLAAQAHLGSKNLQVHMEPYLWKTRADGVNVINVGKTWEKIVLAARIIAAVDNPADICVISARPYGQRAVLKFAAHTGAVAIAGRFTPGSFTNYITRSFKEPRLIIVTDPRTDAQAIKEASYVNIPVIALCDTDSPTEYVDVAIPTNNKGRHSIGLVWWMLAREVLRLRGTIYNRETPWDTMVDLYFYRDPEAEAEEKVEEEKLPGVEEEGVAAIESGFPATGDWDAQAPGFTGAQAGANWDGAGDEWAAAGAAPTGDWAAAGDAAAAAPKESSW is encoded by the exons ATGGCGTCCGGCCCGTTC GATCGCGAAATCTTGACTTTCTTCCTTTTCCGCACCACCACCGTTCGACACCGTCTCCCCGTGGAAGAAAGACCGAAATCGCCCAAGATGGCTCCCGCTAACCTCCCCTCGATCTTCAATGCCACTTCCCAGGACATTGAGATGCTGCTTGCAGCTCAAGCCCACCTGGGAAGCAAGAACCTCCAGGTTCACATGGAGCCCTACCTGTGGAAGACCCGTGCCGACGGTGTCAACGTGATCAACGTTGGCAAGACCTG GGAGAAGATTGTCCTCGCCGCCCGCATCATCGCCGCCGTCGACAACCCAGCTGACATTTGCGTCATCTCTGCCCGTCCCTACGGTCAGCGTGCCGTCCTCAAGTTCGCCGCCCACACCGGCGCCGTCGCCATTGCCGGTCGCTTCACCCCCGGTTCCTTCACCAACTACATCACCCGCTCTTTCAAGGAGCCCCGCCTCATCATCGTCACCGACCCCCGTACCGATGCCCAGGCCATCAAGGAGGCTTCCTACGTCAACATCCCCGTCATCGCCCTCTGCGACACCGACTCCCCCACCGAGTACGTCGACGTTGCCATCCCCACCAACAACAAGGGTCGTCACTCCATCGGTCTCGTCTGGTGGATGCTCGCCCGTGAGGTCCTCCGCCTCCGCGGCACCATCTACAACCGCGAGACCCCCTGGGACACCATGGTCGATCTGTACTTCT ACCGCGACCCCGAGGCTGAGGCCGAGGAGAAggtcgaggaggagaagcTCCCCGGCGTTGAGGAGGAGGGCGTTGCCGCCATTGAGTCCGGCTTCCCCGCCACCGGCGACTGGGACGCCCAGGCTCCCGGCTTCACCGGTGCTCAGGCTGGTGCCAACTGGGACGGTGCTGGTGATGAGTGGGCTGCCGCTGGCGCCGCTCCCACCGGTGACTGGGCCGCTGCCGGCgacgctgccgctgctgcccCCAAGGAGTCTTCCTGGTAA
- a CDS encoding ATP synthase subunit: MLFKSGQLSPFAPPPDRRHHLQSPSNQTIHNTAKMEGLFFNVNSGYIEGIVRGYRNGLLTGSNYANLTQCETIDDLKLQLGPAYGDFLGNLPPNPSTSALAAKTTDKLVSEFRYVRANAVGSLAQFMDYLTYGYMIDNVALLITGTLHERDTRELLERCHPLGWFETMPVLCVATNIEELYNSVLIETPLAAYFKGSLSHQDLDELNIEIVRNTLYKNYLEDFHNFVNTHPDMAGSPTAEVMSEILEFEADRRAINITLNSFGTELNKNDRKKLYPSFGKLYPEGTLMLSRAEDFEGVRLAVDGVGDYKSFFEAAGLGGGPSGPGTQGGGSSSDGKSLEDMFYQKEMEISKSAFTQQFTFAIVYAWVRLQCIAQNQKDRIGNYISVF; this comes from the exons ATGCTCTTCAAATCTGGCCAA CTGTCTCCGTTCGCGCCTCCACCAGACCGGCGTCACCACCTCCAGTCGCCTTCGAACCAAACAATCCACAACACAGCCAAGATGGAGGGCCTATTCTTCAACGTCAACAGTGG TTACATTGAGGGTATCGTTCGTGGATACAGGAACGGCCTTCTTACCGGCTCCAACTATGCCAACCTGACGCAGTGCGAGACCATCGATG ATCTCAAGTTGCAACTCGGCCCTGCGTACGGCGACTTCCTCGGCAACCTCCCTCCCAACCCCTCGACGTCAGCTCTCGCCGCGAAGACGACCGACAAACTTGTCTCCGAGTTCCGCTATGTCCGCGCCAATGCTGTCGGCTCTCTTGCACAGTTCATGGACTACCTCACCTACGGTTACATGATCGACAACGTTGCTCTGTTGATCACCGGCACCCTTCACGAACGAGACACCCGCGAGCTTCTCGAGAGATGCCATCCCCTCGGCTGGTTTGAGACGATGCCAGTCCTGTGCGTTGCGACGAATATCGAGGAGCTCTACAACAGTGTTTTGATCGAGACCCCGCTTGCCGCCTACTTCAAGGGCAGTCTTAGCCACCAGGATCTCGACGAGCTCAATATCGAGATTGTCCGAAACACGCTGTACAAGAACTACTTGGAGGACTTCCACAACTTTGTCAACACTCATCCTGATATGGCAGGCTCGCCGACAGCTGAGGTCATGTCAGAGATCCTGGAGTTTGAGGCCGACCGCCGGGCGATCAATATTACGCTTAACTCCTTCGGCACCGAGCTTAACAAGAATGACCGCAAGAAGTTGTACCCCAGCTTTGGTAAGCTGTACCCGGAGGGAACCCTCATGCTCTCTAGAGCGGAAGACTTTGAGGGCGTCCGTCTTGCGGTTGACGGTGTCGGTGACTACAAGAGCTTCTTCGAGGCAGCTGGTCTCGGCGGCGGCCCGTCTGGCCCGGGTACCCAGGGCGGTGGCTCAAGCTCCGACGGCAAGAGCCTGGAGGATATGTTTTACCAAAAGGAGATGGAGATCTCCAAGAGCGCATTCACTCAGCAGTTTACTTTCGCTATTGTGTACGCGTGGGTGAGACTTC AGTGCATAGCCCAGAACCAGAAAGACCGGATCGGCAACTACATCAGCGTGTTCTGA
- a CDS encoding RasGEF domain-containing protein gives MEATESRSSHDGLAFSVRSPQRDQTPRSPLSPRSPIAPRDSRLGRPPKLATGGKEPQSAMTAGSGGKWINKMRQPGPSTKPLLPATERISEEEKNQVPIRRMRADSSADEKFEIAPDGGSAGREGRQFTVANVGNNGRIYLRPTVRPANQRYPQPNFVFPITPPGTAGLDALTEKQRQKDASDLHLSQWTATPPTPATPATAATPPTARNSRYFSGHAPRPSQHRRAHSDSTAHDGATTSRDSEAEGFKIVISKPGDERRAKTMEDLDAPHIPLLDIEIPNWKLGNPRFTARGTAFFRGSSYAPTEEFPRSSNVSFLHRSQTGELTPRIPASIASKKPSPISIPQIRLPPMEPARHNGPLSPAPMTTPRLPAIRSTYMSTHLVIEPAMFDALTFKPTCDDRSIVRYSPATGAVTAATPPRLVAEFTSPSFLDYELISDFFLTYRSFLEAGDLLKMVMARLRWALGRNDEIGMVVRVRTFVAMRHWILNYFMDDFVIEYGLRVSFCNLLNDMVDELSTDPRGCKVQLKILAELKKCWRRVCAQFWDGPEFDPSLGANVPIAPGGIAGHRNAGLDPSFWEREDAVPQLDGLFAPIPEDKEQTSFYADVSRAGHIADSQPIINRPTTPEGRHVHEIDRRLAASPTSIASMDIISCSFPSKNSKGTQHGNNSTLGAHPVAPASSVYSTAGPVATTPRALVGKRVRAGHGHKRNGSLTDSLREREHSTEKSGLPDTDFLMSLPFAGSLVRGNLMPPGQPYVEVMSPSLAGDFQRHTTVFQVPGEQRSASAMSGQGMKKLIGSVRRALSTRGQGVSPTQGNFINISPIGPRGATTNRLPGTAIVPQARRQQNGIRPPVRIDLLGAEVVEDFKKAVREDAAAEAADEAARRGHLDPTAAALHRAVSEQDFDYSAVPKISSFGSIPEDDVLRPVSNMAITTGSKSIVIVDDTIQFSLPAMHGALPATESVEAFADTFLPGGADPTPPNTPPGHAMGTPRRSSYLLNQHVVRPSISVDPLPPFVPDLTTLGNDQSTRPSMDIDRPLSEFIGPSSSRPTLSRSTKKHIRQKSSRTNRSLDSAVVHRRTTSFGSTFNPRSTVKSFDATTYTEGSVADEDEPSPVPQPLRILRRRPGGNLRAFNNGGDGDALPLRKSRSAGSLTTYSESMRSSYLQSPKHDSSAFVDVVSSEFSHRGDADNLSLGAMAEPSAKRQLSLFSTHSSKPIMRPSFEAEAQKLAQIPDDEDDGGVESALAKLEGKYEKKSFKLSMEPTNAPLQGVDTATDLEGEPAEAQKQEKRGHRHLHVLPVDAAAVAQQEEGSEPRSSFLDVPNGPRTDASSFLSDNSAGSYCSIPLLERGLADDGQSKASAREWTNMSVLQDPEEEISPAVTPRPMFEGSSHTSSYEFIRKTESLEKIKSGYSPPSEQSFLDDDSDGEDFGSDLSSELSAEIVEPEEFAMNQTQPLPDRNAHRSASILEFDPRPLRESTMGPSDSREPPSPPMTLVQALQMSPEAVLVPELHEHQVYQQKPLPPTPDTTPGANQPNSPLDPTGTREALRGQPKYSERERESSLRFSVHLPFTLAFDSEILAQQFTLIEKDALNEIDWRELIDMGWKNATNNDSRSWVDFLRNTDAHGVEVVIARFNIMVKWACSEIVLTQNIEERARCIIKYIHIAAHCRRYRNFATMSQIAIALTSMEISRLTNTWAMVPPYDMQTLRELETLISPTRNFYNLRAEMEVGSDTGCIPFVGIYTHDLLFNAQRPSEIASSPTTAPLVNFERCRYAATIVKTLLRLLEASTLYEFQPVEGITERCLWMSALSDEEIRKHSHRLE, from the exons ATGGAGGCCACCGAATCGCGGTCCTCGCACGATGGACTCGCCTTCAGTGTGCGCTCTCCGCAACGCGACCAGACTCCGCGCAGTCCGCTGAGTCCCAGAAGCCCAATCGCCCCCCGCGACTCGAGATTAGGACGGCCGCCGAAACTCGCAACCGGAGGAAAGGAACCCCAGAGTGCCATGACTGCTGGTTCTGGAGGAAAATGGATAAACAAGATGCGCCAGCCAGGACCCTCAACAAAACCACTATTACCAGCCACAGAAAGGATATCCGAGGAGGAAAAGAATCAGGTCCCGATACGCCGCATGAGAGCTGATAGCTCTGCCGATGAAAAGTTTGAAATCGCCCCCGATGGAGGCTCTGCTGGACGTGAAGGACGTCAGTTCACCGTTGCCAACGTGGGCAATAACGGTCGGATATATCTGAG ACCGACGGTTCGTCCTGCCAACCAGAGATACCCTCAGCCAAATTTCGTCTTTCCCATAACGCCACCTGGGACGGCTGGTCTGGATGCCTTGACCGAAAAACAGAGGCAAAAAGACGCAAGCGACCTTCACTTGAGCCAATGGACCGCCACGCCACCAACTCCTGCAACGCCTGCAACGGCTGCCACTCCCCCAACGGCGAGAAACAGTCGCTATTTTTCTGGCCACGCCCCGAGGCCCTCTCAACACAGACGTGCTCATTCCGACTCGACAGCTCATGACGGCGCCACTACGAGCAGGGACTCCGAAGCTGAAGGCTTCAAAATTGTCATCTCCAAGCCGGGCGATGAACGGCGCGCCAAAACTATGGAGGATCTGGATGCGCCTCACATCCCCCTCCTAGACATTGAAATTCCAAACTGGAAATTAGGCAACCCACGATTCACCGCCAGAGGCACTGCCTTCTTCAGAGGATCGAGTTACGCCCCGACAGAAGAGTTTCCCCGCTCCAGTAACGTTTCTTTCCTCCATCGGTCTCAGACCGGCGAACTTACTCCAAGAATACCTGCGTCAATAGCGTCCAAGAAGCCTAGTCCCATCTCGATTCCTCAAATACGCCTGCCGCCCATGGAACCCGCGAGACACAATGGCCCCCTCAGTCCCGCTCCCATGACAACACCTCGGCTGCCTGCAATCCGTTCAACCTACATGTCGACCCATCTGGTCATCGAACCAGCCATGTTCGATGCCCTCACCTTCAAACCGACATGCGACGACAGATCGATAGTGCGATACTCTCCGGCTACGGGTGCAGTGACAGCTGCTACCCCGCCTCGTCTCGTGGCCGAGTTCACCTCTCCAAGCTTTCTCGACTATGAACTCATCTCCGACTTCTTCCTCACGTATCGATCCTTCCTCGAGGCGGGTGATCTGCTGAAGATGGTAATGGCGCGCCTGCGATGGGCCTTGGGCCGAAATGATGAGATTGGAATGGTGGTACGAGTCCGAACTTTCGTCGCCATGCGTCATTGGATCCTGAACTACTTCATGGACGATTTCGTCATCGAATACGGCCTTCGCGTATCGTTTTGCAACCTCTTGAACGACATGGTAGACGAGCTATCAACAGATCCTCGTGGTTGCAAGGTTCAACTCAAGATCTTGGCCGAGTTGAAGAAATGTTGGCGGCGAGTATGTGCTCAGTTCTGGGATGGACCGGAATTCGACCCTTCTCTCGGCGCCAACGTGCCGATAGCTCCTGGCGGAATCGCAGGTCACAGAAACGCCGGCCTAGATCCTTCCTTCTGGGAGAGAGAGGACGCCGTCCCACAGCTGGATGGCCTATTTGCGCCCATTCCCGAGGACAAGGAGCAGACAAGCTTCTACGCCGACGTTTCCCGAGCCGGCCATATCGCCGACTCCCAACCCATCATCAACAGACCTACTACACCAGAGGGCCGCCATGTTCATGAGATCGACAGACGGCTGGCGGCTTCACCTACCAGTATCGCCAGTATGGACATCATCTCCTGCTCCTTCCCGAGTAAGAACTCGAAAGGAACTCAACATGGCAACAACTCCACTTTGGGTGCTCACCCAGTGGCACCCGCCAGCTCGGTCTATTCCACCGCGGGACCAGTGGCAACGACTCCAAGAGCTCTTGTTGGAAAACGTGTACGGGCAGGGCACGGGCACAAGAGAAACGGCAGCCTGACGGACTCGCTTAGAGAACGAGAGCATAGCACCGAAAAGTCGGGTCTACCGGATACCGACTTCCTCATGTCACTGCCTTTCGCTGGCAGCCTGGTTCGAGGAAACCTGATGCCTCCAGGTCAGCCGTACGTTGAAGTTATGTCGCCTAGCCTCGCCGGTGATTTCCAGCGCCATACTACGGTCTTTCAAGTGCCAGGAGAGCAGCGTAGCGCATCAGCTATGTCTGGCCAGGGCATGAAGAAGTTGATCGGCAGTGTCCGACGTGCGCTGAGCACCCGAGGACAGGGCGTTTCTCCCACCCAGGGTAACTTCATCAACATCTCTCCCATAGGCCCGCGCGGGGCTACGACAAACCGGTTGCCGGGAACCGCCATAGTCCCCCAGGCTAGGCGGCAACAAAACGGAATTCGGCCTCCTGTGCGTATAGACCTTCTGGGTGCGGAGGTTGTGGAGGACTTCAAGAAGGCTGTTCGAGAAGACGCAGCCGCCGAGGCCGCGGACGAGGCCGCAAGGCGCGGACATCTGGACCCCACCGCTGCCGCTCTACACAGGGCAGTATCCGAACAAGATTTCGACTATTCGGCGGTTCCTAAAATTTCATCTTTCGGCAGCATCCCGGAGGATGACGTACTGAGGCCGGTTAGCAACATGGCCATCACTACCGGCAGCAAGTCTATCGTCATCGTAGATGACACAATCCAATTTTCTCTGCCAGCAATGCATGGAGCGTTGCCCGCGACTGAGTCTGTGGAGGCTTTTGCTGACACCTTTCTGCCAGGCGGTGCGGATCCAACGCCGCCAAACACACCACCGGGTCATGCCATGGGCACACCTCGACGGTCGTCCTACTTGCTTAACCAACATGTCGTCAGACCGTCCATCTCGGTAGACCCACTGCCTCCCTTTGTGCCTGACTTGACAACTCTGGGCAATGATCAAAGCACTCGCCCGTCCATGGATATCGATCGTCCTTTGTCGGAGTTCATCGGGCCTTCTTCCAGCCGTCCTACTTTGTCAAGGTCAACGAAAAAGCACATTCGGCAAAAGTCAAGCAGGACAAATAGATCCCTCGACTCAGCCGTCGTCCACCGGCGCACTACCTCGTTTGGAAGTACCTTCAACCCGCGCTCAACAGTCAAGAGCTTCGACGCGACCACGTACACTGAAGGCTCCGTCGCTGACGAGGATGAGCCGAGCCCCGTACCTCAGCCGCTCCGGATTCTGAGAAGACGACCAGGTGGAAACCTGCGCGCATTCAACAACGGGGGCGACGGAGATGCCTTGCCCTTGCGTAAGTCACGGTCGGCAGGCTCCCTCACAACCTATTCAGAATCCATGCGAAGCTCCTATTTGCAGAGTCCCAAGCATGACTCTAGTGCGTTCGTTGACGTCGTGTCGAGCGAGTTCTCCCACCGAGGCGATGCCGATAATTTGTCCCTGGGCGCAATGGCTGAGCCATCGGCAAAAAGACAACTCTCGCTCTTCAGCACCCACTCGTCCAAGCCCATCATGCGTCCTTCATTTGAAGCTGAGGCGCAGAAGCTCGCCCAAATTCCCGACGATGAAGATGATGGTGGTGTAGAATCAGCATTGGCCAAGTTGGAAGGCAAGTATGAGAAGAAATCTTTCAAATTGTCCATGGAGCCCACAAATGCTCCTCTCCAAGGTGTCGATACTGCAACGGATCTTGAAGGTGAACCCGCTGAGGCGCAAAAGCAAGAAAAGAGAGGGCATCGTCACTTGCACGTTCTTCCTGtggacgccgccgccgtggcCCAACAAGAAGAGGGGTCAGAGCCCCGCTCCAGCTTTCTCGACGTTCCCAACGGACCTCGAACCGATGCGAGTTCTTTCCTATCAGATAACTCGGCAGGCTCGTATTGCTCCATTCCTCTTCTTGAAAGAGGTTTGGCAGACGATGGCCAGAGTAAGGCATCTGCGCGGGAATGGACCAACATGTCTGTTCTTCAAGACCCCGAGGAAGAAATTTCACCAGCAGTGACTCCTCGCCCAATGTTCGAGGGATCATCTCATACATCTTCGTACGAGTTCATCCGGAAGACGGAAAGCCTGGAAAAGATCAAGTCGGGCTATTCCCCGCCGAGCGAGCAGTCATTTTTAGACGACGACAGTGATGGAGAAGACTTTGGTTCTGATCTTTCGTCCGAGCTGTCAGCCGAGATTGTCGAGCCCGAAGAGTTTGCCATGAACCAAACACAACCTCTTCCGGACCGCAATGCTCACCGCAGTGCATCCATTCTGGAGTTCGATCCTCGACCCTTGAGAGAGTCGACCATGGGTCCTTCAGACAGCCGAGAACCTCCGTCGCCACCAATGACGCTTGTCCAAGCTCTCCAGATGTCACCTGAGGCCGTCCTGGTTCCCGAGCTTCACGAACATCAGGTGTATCAGCAAAAGCCCCTACCGCCGACTCCCGACACCACTCCGGGGGCGAACCAGCCCAACTCGCCACTTGACCCTACCGGCACCAGAGAAGCACTGCGCGGGCAGCCAAAGTACTCTGAACGCGAAAGAGAATCGTCCTTAAGATTCTCTGTTCACTTACCGTTCACGCTTGCGTTCGACTCGGAGATTCTAGCTCAACAGTTCACGCTGATCGAAAAGGATGCTCTCAATGAGATTGACTGGAGGGAACTCATCGACATGGGTTGGAAGAATGCTACCAACAACGACTCTCGGTCCTGGGTTGATTTCCTTCGCAACACGGATGCTCATGGCGTTGAGGTTGTCATTGCGCGCTTCAACATCATGGTGAAGTGGGCATGCAGCGAGATCGTGCTGACTCAAAATATTGAGGAAAGAGCACGATGCATCATCAAGTATATCCACATTGCTGCTCACTGCCGCCGATACCGCAACTTTGCGACCATGAGTCAGATCGCCATCGCCCTGACTTCGATGGAAATATCTCGGCTTACAAACACCTGGGCCATGGTACCACCTTACGATATGCAGACTCTGCGGGAGTTGGAAACTCTCATCTCCCCTACCCGCAACTTCTACAACTTGCGTGCCGAGATGGAAGTTGGCTCTGACACAGGCTGCATTCCATTCGTAGGCATCTACACCCACGACCTTCTCTTCAATGCTCAAAGACCCTCGGAGATTGCTAGCTCCCCAACCACTGCACCGCTGGTCAACTTTGAGAGGTGTAGGTACGCCGCGACCATTGTCAAGACACTGTTGAGGCTGCTCGAGGCCAGCACACTCTACGAATTCCAACCGGTTGAGGGTATCACTGAGAGGTGTCTCTGGATGAGTGCTCTAAGCGATGAAGAGATTCGCAAGCACTCTCATCGTCTGGAGTAA
- a CDS encoding NOSIC domain-containing protein has product MSLFVLAETPAGYGLFKAADKKLLKRDELTTGPTSSEQINQMLKLKSFVKFDSSAVAVEEAAGLKEGRVPPMLANLLKEIKDEKKATLAVADLKLGTAIGKLPDLDIKAVSDAASQDLFRAVRENLSSLIPGLSTETMDRMALGLSHSISRHKLKFSADKVDAMVVQAIKLVDDLDKELNVYAMRTKEWYGWHFPELAKILNDNLVYARLVVAVGMRQDFAETDLSDILPEELEGPVKTAAEISMGTEMTPEDLENIQLLAQQVITYSEYRTSLSTYLETRMRALAPNLTALVGYLVGARLIAHAGSLIALAKAPSSTIQIYGAEKALFRALKTKHDTPKYGIIYHSSLVGQATGKNKGKIARSLAAKTALGLRVDALGDTENQDDEEERSILGLTSRIKLENLLRKLEGKPLLPKGVGVGPDGQLTAPGGFSLKESRKYNADADGVETEVNGKSKKLIQVVDEEMKDAESEDEDAEMNDASEEEKKSKKDKKKEKKEKKRVSIAAVETPVKESKAVKGTPAKLSEKDYERFAEAAGISVSKFKRKFERGDVQLGEDGTPVVFSKKELKKLKKAEDEAEETPVKATDSTKKKRKHEDDETPKKEKKLKKKRSSLA; this is encoded by the exons ATGTCTCTCTTCGTTCTCGCCGAAACGCCGGCAGG CTACGGTCTGTTCAAGGCTGCCGACAAGAAGCTTCTCAAGCGCGATGAGCTCACCACTGGACCGACCTCTTCGGAGCAAATCAACCAGAT GCTCAAGTTGAAGTCATTCGTCAAGTTCGATAGCTCCGCCGTCGCCGTCGAGGAAGCCGCCGGTCTCAAGGAGGGTCGTGTCCCGCCAATGCTCGCCAACCTGCTCAAGGAGATCAAGGACGAGAAGAAGGCCACCCTTGCCGTTGCCGACCTGAAGCTCGGTACTGCCATTGGCAAGCTTCCCGACTTGGATATCAAGGCCGTCTCCGATGCTGCCTCCCAGGACCTGTTCCGCGCTGTTCGCGAGAACCTTTCTTCCCTCATTCCCGGTCTCAGCACCGAGACTATGGACCGCATGGCCCTTGGTCTGTCGCACTCCATTTCGCGACACAAGCTTAAGTTTTCCGCCGACAAGGTCGACGCCATGGTTGTCCAGGCTATCAAATTGGTCGACGATCTCGACAAGGAGCTGAACGTCTACGCCATGCGCACCAAGGAATGGTACGGCTGGCACTTCCCCGAGCTTGCCAAGATCCTCAACGACAACCTGGTCTACGCCCGTCTTGTTGTTGCCGTTGGCATGCGCCAGGACTTCGCCGAGACCGATCTCTCCGATATCCTTCCCGAGGAGCTTGAGGGCCCTGTCAAGACTGCTGCCGAGATTTCCATGGGAACTGAGATGACCCCTGAAGATTTGGAGAACATCCAACTGTTGGCCCAGCAGGTCATCACCTACTCCGAGTACCGCACTTCCCTCTCCACCTACCTCGAGACCCGCATGCGCGCTCTCGCCCCCAACTTGACTGCTCTCGTTGGCTACCTCGTCGGTGCCCGCTTGATCGCCCACGCTGGCTCCCTCATTGCCCTTGCCAAGGCCCCCTCCTCCACCATCCAGATCTACGGTGCTGAGAAGGCGCTTTTCCGTGCTCTCAAGACCAAGCACGACACTCCCAAGTACGGTATCATCTACCACTCCTCCCTCGTTGGCCAGGCCACTGGCAAGAACAAGGGCAAGATCGCCCGTTCCCTCGCCGCCAAGACTGCCCTTGGTCTGCGTGTTGACGCTCTCGGCGACACCGAGAACCAGGACGATGAGGAGGAGCGCAGCATCCTCGGCCTTACCAGCCGCATCAAGCTTGAGAACCTCCTCCGCAAGCTGGAGGGCAAGCCTCTCCTCCCCAAGGGTGTTGGTGTTGGCCCTGACGGCCAGCTCACCGCTCCCGGTGGCTTCAGCCTGAAGGAGTCCCGCAAGTACAACGCCGATGCCGACGGTGTCGAGACCGAGGTCAACGGCAAGTCCAAGAAGCTCATCCAGGTCGTCGATGAGGAGATGAAGGACGCCGAGAGCGAAGACGAGGACGCCGAGATGAACGACGCTAgcgaagaagagaagaagagcaaaaaggacaagaagaaggaaaagaaggagaagaagcgcGTCTCCATCGCCGCAGTCGAGACTCCCGTCAAGGAGAGCAAGGCTGTCAAGGGCACACCGGCGAAGCTGAGCGAAAAGGACTACGAGCGTTTCGCTGAGGCTGCTGGCATCAGCGTGTCCAAGTTCAAGCGCAAGTTCGAGCGTGGTGACGTTCAGCTCGGCGAGGACGGCACGCCCGTCGTCTTCAGCAAGAAGGAGTTGAAGAAGCTCAAGAAGGCCGAGGACGAGGCCGAAGAGACGCCCGTCAAGGCTACCGACAGCACCAAGAAGAAGCGCAAGCACGAAGATGATGAGACGcccaagaaggagaagaagttgAAGAAGAAGCGCAGCTCCCTCGCTTAG